From Deltaproteobacteria bacterium:
TGACCTCCCGCGGCTCGCCGCTTTCCACGATGATCGACGCCTGCGTCCGCAGACCCCTGCGGATCAGGTGATGGTGCAGCCCCGCGGTGGCGAGCAGCGACGGGATCGGCGCGCGGCCGGCGTTCATGTTCCTGTCGGTGAGGACGAGAAGGGTCGCTCCCCCCCGGATCGCCTTGTCGGCCTGGACGAAGAGCCTGGCCAGCGCCGTCTCGAGGGCCTTGCCGTCCCCGTCCGCCGGGAAAAGCATGTCGAGCTCGGCGGCGGCGAGGTCCGGATGGGTCGCGCCGCGAAGCCGGAGCATGTCCTCCGGGGTGAGGATCGGCTGGATGAGGCGGAGCATTCGGCAATGCTCCGGGGTCTCGTCCAGAAGGTTCCGCTCCCTCCCGATGAAGCCGTTCAGCGACATCACCAGCTCCTCGCGAAGCGGGTCGATCGGGGGGTTGGTCACCTGGGCGAACAGCTGCTTGAAGTAGGCGAAGAGCACCTGCGGGCGGTTCGAGAGGACCGCCAGCGCCGCGTCGTCCCCCATCGAGCCGATCGCCTCCTGCCCCTGGGACGCCATCGGGGTGATGATGAGCTTGATCTCCTCCTCGGTGTAGCCGAAGGCGTGCTGCTTGCGCCGCAACGTCTCCGGGTCTTCGAGGGGGATCTCGGACGGGACGAACAGCCCCCGCAGCTCGATCTTGTTGTCCTTGACCCACTTCCGGTACGGTTTCCGGCGGGAGATGGTCGCCTTGATCTCGTTGTCCGGGACGATCCGCTTCTGCTGCAGGTCGAGGAGGAGCATCTTCCCGGGCTGGAGCCGGCCGCGGCGGACGATCCGGTCCGGCGCGATGTCCATCACCCCGGTCTCCGAGGCGAGGACGATCATCCCGTCGCGGGTCACGGTGTACCGCGCGGGACGCAGCCCGTTCCGGTCCAGGGTGGCGCCGAGGTACCGGCCGTCGCAGAAGACCATCGCCGCCGGCCCGTCCCACGGTTCCATGATCGCGGAGTGGTATTCGTAGAAGGACCGCTTGTCCTCGCTCATCTGGAACTTGGGGCCCCACGCTTCGGGGATCATCATCATGACGGCGTGCGGCAGCGACCGGCCCGACATCACGAGCAACTCGAGGACGTTGTCGAAGATGGCGGAGTCGCTCCCCGCCTCGTTGATGACGGGGCGCAGCTTCGCGATGTCGTTGCCGAACAGCGGCGAGGCGAGGTTCGCCTCCCGGGCCCGCATCCGGTTGATGTTCCCCCGCAGCGTGTTGATCTCCCCGTTGTGGGCGGCGATCCGGAACGGGTGCGCCAGGTGCCAGGTGGGGAGGGTGTTCGTGCTGTACCGCTGGTGGACCACGGCGTACGGGCTCATGAAGAGTTCGTTTTTCAGGTCCGGGTAGAACAGCGGGAGCTGGGACCCGGTCAGGAGCCCCTTGTAGACGATCGTCCGGCTGGAGAGGCTGGAAATGTAGAACTGGCTGGCGTCGACGTCGTGCCAGGAGGCGATCTTCTTCTCGGCGAGGCGGCGGATGACGTACAGCTTCCGCTCGAAGGCGTCCCCCTCGTGGGTTCCGCGCCCGAGAAACAGCTGGCGGATCCGTGGTCGGGTGGACCCGGAGAGATCCCCGAGGATCGATGGGTCGACCGGCACCTCGCGCCACCCGAGGACCGGGCACCCTTCCGCCGCGGCGATCCGTTCGAGGGCCCCGGAGCACCGCCCGGCGAGCGCTTCGTCCATGGGAAGAAAGAGCATCCCTGCGGCGTATTCGCCGCGGGGAGGAAGGTAGAGCCCGTCTCCCGGGCACACCTGGCGGAAGAAGGTGTCGGGGATCTCGAGGAGGAGGCCGGCGCCGTCGCCGGTGGATTTGTCGCCCCCCAGGGCGCCGCGGTGCTCCAGGTTGACGAGGATCCGGATCCCCTGCTCGACCACGACGTGCAGGGAAGAGCCGTCGATCCGGGCGATGAACCCGACGCCGCAGCTGTCGTGGTCGTTCTGCGGGTCGTACAGGCCGGTCGGTTTCGGTACGCCCGAGGCGTTCCACCGGAATGAAGAGTCGTTCGTGATCATGTCGTTCCTTCTTTCTGCTGTCGCGCCCATCAAGGGCCGAATCTAATATTATGACATCCCAAGCGGGGAATCGTAACGGCGAAAAGAGGAAAACCGGAAGGAATACCAACGCAAGGGAGGTCATTGTACCATGAGGAGAAAATGAAACGATCGGCGGGACGGGGACACCTAACCACCGGGTAGATCGTCGTGCATTTCACCGGAACAGGGACCGGACACCGTCCGGAGGAGGGCAGGAGCATGGCGAAACTTCTTTATGTCGAAGCATCCCCGCGGAAAGAGAGATCGGCATCCATCGAGGTGGCGAAGGCGTTCGTGGGTGAGTATCGGAAGACGCACCCCGGCGACACGGTGGACACGCTCGATCTTTGGACGACTCCACTCCCGGAATTCAACGGGGAGGTGATCGACGCAAAGTACGCGATTCTCCACGGGCAGCCGCACACCCCCGGGCAGAAGGCCGCGTGGAAGGCGGTCGAGGAGGTGATCGATCGGTTCAAGGGGGCGGACAAATACCTTTTCTCGCTGCCGATGTGGAATTTCGGGATTCCCTATAAGCTCAAGCAATACATCGACGTCATCGTCCAGCCGACGTACACCTTCTCCTTCTCCCCGAAGGAGGGATACAAGGGGTTGATCATCGGGAAGAAGGCCGCCGTGGTCTACGCGCGCGGCGGCGCCTACCCGGCGGGAAGCGGGGGGGAGGCGTCCGATCTCCAGAAAAGGTACATGGAGCTGATCCTCGGCTTCATCGGGTTCACCGACATCACCCCGATCGTGGTCGAACCGACCCTCGGGAAGCCGGAATCGGTGGAGAGGACGAAGACGGAGGCGGCCTCAAGGGCGCGCTCCGCGGCCGGCGCTTTTTAAGGCCCCCCCTGGAAGCCGACCCGTTGGCGCCCCATCCGAACGCCGGGAAACCGGCCGACCCGAAGGCCCTTGTCAACATCCCGCGGCTCGTCGCGGCGTATTACACGGGGAAACCGGACCCGTCCGAACGATCGCAGCGGGTGGCGTTCGGAACGTCCGGCCATCGCGGCTCGTCCCTCTCCCTTTCCTTCAATGAGGCCCACATCCTCGCCGTGACGCAGGCGATCTGCGAGCGCCGGGGACGCGGGAAGGCGACGGGCCCGCTCTTCCTCGGGATGGACACCCACGCGCTCTCGGAACCGGCGTTCCGAAGCGCCCTCGAGGTGCTGGCGGGGAACGGCGTCGAGGTGATGGTGGACCGGGAGGGCGGCTACACGCCCACGCCGGTCATCTCCCACGCCATCCTCTCGCATAACCGGGGGCGCAGGGAGGGCCTGGCCGACGGGATCGTGATCACCCCGTCCCACAACCCGCCGGAAGACGGGGGATTCAAGTACAACCCGCCGCACGGCGGGCCGGCGGACACGGCGGTCACCCGGGAGATCGAGGAGCGCGCCAACGGGATCCTGCGGTCGGGGTCCGGAGAGGTGCGGCGCCTCCCCTTCGAGCGGGCCCTCGCGGCCGGGACGACGCGGCGTCACGACTACGTCGGCTCCTACGTCGGCGACCTCGGCGCGGTGTTGGACCTCGAGGCGATCCGCGGGGCCGGCATCCGGATCGGCGTCGACCCACTGGGCGGCTCCGGCGTCGGATACTGGGAACCGATCGCGGAGCGGTATGGCTTGAATCTTACGGTGGTGAACCCCGCCGTCGATCCGACGTTCCGGTTCATGCCGCTCGATTGGGACGGGAAGATCCGGATGGACTGCTCCTCTCCATTCGCGATGACCGGGCTGATCGCGATGCGCGACCGGTTCGACGTCGCCTTCGGAAACGACACGGACGCGGACCGGCACGGGGTCGTGACGCGAACCGCCGGTCTCCTCAACCCGAACCGATACCTTGCGGTGGCGATCGACTACCTTTTCCGGAACCGGGCCGGGTGGCGCAGCGATGCCGGGATCGGGAAGACCGTCGTGAGCAGCGGGATGATCGATCGCGTGGCGGCACGCCTGTCGCGCCGGTTGTACGAGGTTCCGGTCGGGTTCAAATGGTTCGTCCAGGGGCTGTCGGACGGCACCCTCGGGTTCGGCGGCGAGGAGAGCGCGGGCGCCTCGTTCCTGCGGGAGGACGGGACGGCCTGGACCACGGACAAGGACGGGCTGATCCTCGGGCTGCTCGCGGCGGAGATGATGGCGACGACCGGAAGGGATCCGGGCGAGCACTATGCCGATCTGACCCGGGAGTTCGGCGCCCCGGTGTACGAGCGGATCGACGCCCCCGCGACGAAGGAGCAGAAAGCCGCGCTGTCGAGACTGTCGCCCTCTCAGGTGACGGCGAAGACGCTCGCGGGGGAGCCGATCGAGGCGATGCTCACGACCGCCCCCGGGAACGGCGCCGCGATCGGGGGCCTGAAGGTGGCCACCGCGAACGGCTGGTTCGCCGCCCGCCCCTCGGGGACCGAGGACGTCTACAAACTGTACGCCGAGAGCTTCCTCGGCGTGGACCACCTGCGGCAAATCCAGGAGGAGGCGCAGGCCCTCATCACGCGGGT
This genomic window contains:
- a CDS encoding NAD(P)H-dependent oxidoreductase; this translates as MAKLLYVEASPRKERSASIEVAKAFVGEYRKTHPGDTVDTLDLWTTPLPEFNGEVIDAKYAILHGQPHTPGQKAAWKAVEEVIDRFKGADKYLFSLPMWNFGIPYKLKQYIDVIVQPTYTFSFSPKEGYKGLIIGKKAAVVYARGGAYPAGSGGEASDLQKRYMELILGFIGFTDITPIVVEPTLGKPESVERTKTEAASRARSAAGAF
- the pgm gene encoding phosphoglucomutase (alpha-D-glucose-1,6-bisphosphate-dependent), whose translation is MAPHPNAGKPADPKALVNIPRLVAAYYTGKPDPSERSQRVAFGTSGHRGSSLSLSFNEAHILAVTQAICERRGRGKATGPLFLGMDTHALSEPAFRSALEVLAGNGVEVMVDREGGYTPTPVISHAILSHNRGRREGLADGIVITPSHNPPEDGGFKYNPPHGGPADTAVTREIEERANGILRSGSGEVRRLPFERALAAGTTRRHDYVGSYVGDLGAVLDLEAIRGAGIRIGVDPLGGSGVGYWEPIAERYGLNLTVVNPAVDPTFRFMPLDWDGKIRMDCSSPFAMTGLIAMRDRFDVAFGNDTDADRHGVVTRTAGLLNPNRYLAVAIDYLFRNRAGWRSDAGIGKTVVSSGMIDRVAARLSRRLYEVPVGFKWFVQGLSDGTLGFGGEESAGASFLREDGTAWTTDKDGLILGLLAAEMMATTGRDPGEHYADLTREFGAPVYERIDAPATKEQKAALSRLSPSQVTAKTLAGEPIEAMLTTAPGNGAAIGGLKVATANGWFAARPSGTEDVYKLYAESFLGVDHLRQIQEEAQALITRVFSSPGPG